The genomic DNA GCGCTCATGGAGAGCGGGCTGGTGGACATCTTCGCCTTCATCGGCACGAACCGGGGCGCCAGCGAACTCAAGCGCATGCACCCGCGGCCGCACCGGCTCAAGGCCGTGCTCGGGCTCGACGCGAAGAATCCGGCCATCATCCTCGAGGACGCCGACCTCGAGAACACCGTGAAGGAGTGCATCACCGGCACGTTGTCCTTCAACGGGCAGCGCTGCACGGCGCTCAAGCTGCTCATGGTGCACCGGAGCATCGTCGGGCCCTTCCTCGAGCGCTTCACCGCCGCCGTGGAGCGCCTGAAGCCCGGGATGCCCTGGGAGCCCGGCGTCGCGCTGACGCCACTGCCCGAGCCCGGCAAGGCCGCGTACCTGCAGGGACTGGTCGATGACGCCGTGGCGAAGGGGGCCCGCGTGGTCAACCGGGAGGGAGGGCGGACGAACCACTCGTTCTACTCACCCGCGGTGGTGTACCCGGTGACGGGCGAGATGCGGCTGGCCAGCGAGGAGCAGTTCGGTCCGGTGATACCGGTGATGGTGTTCGACCATGACGAGGAGGTCATCCGCTTCGTCGTGGATTCCCACTTCGGCCAGCAGTTGAGCCTCTTCGGCCGGGACTCGGCGCGCATCGGACGGTTCATCGACGCGTTCGCCAATCAGGTGGGCCGCATCAACCTCAACTGCCAGTGCCAGCGGGGGCCGGACACGTTCCCCTTCAATGGGCGCAAGGACTCCGCGGAGGGCACGTTGTCGGTGGCGGACGCGCTGCGGGTGTTCTCGATTCGCACGCTCGTCGCGGCGAAGACGACGACCGAGAACACCACGCTGGTGCAATCCATCCTCACCCGCCGCGAGTCGGACTTCCTCACCACCGACTTCCTCTTCTAGCCCGGGTCAGATGCTTTTTTGCGCGAGGCCCTCCGGGGGGATAGGGATGAGGGCCTCGTATGTCTGTGACCGCGGAGTTGCTCGAAGCCGTCCGGGGCGAAGCGCGCCCGGATACCTGGTCCGCCGGCATGAGCCTGGCTCGTGCGGGCGCCGTCTCGGTGCAATCCATCGGTGAGGAAGAGGCCGTTCTCCGGGTGCGTGCCACCGGCCGCCCGGCCCCCTTGACCACCGTGCTCTACCCGGAGGACGAGGTCTGGGAGTGTGACTGCCGGGGCCGGGTGGACCCCTGCGAGCACGTGGTGGCGGCGGCCCTCGTCCTCCACCACTCGGTGACCCAGCGCCCTCCCGCGCAGCGAGCCCCCTCGCGGCCTCCGCCGGCCCGGCCTCCGGTGGCTCCGACGGCCGCGCCGAAGCCGGAACGCATGGTGTACCGCTTCAAGCGCGTCGACGGAGGACTGCAACTCGAGCGCCTGCTGGTGCGTCCGGACAACACCGCGCGGCTCCTGGCGCGCAGCCTGGTGTCGCTGCTGACGAATCCCGGGGAGGCGGCCCGGATCCAGGTGGATCCGTGTGATCGGCTCGCGGACAAGTTGCTCGCGAAGCCCACCCGGGGCGCGCTTCCACCCGAGCGGTTGAGCGCGCTCCTGCGCGTGTTGGAGCCCGCGCGCACCGTGCTCTTCGACGGCGTGCTGGTGTCCGTGTCGAGCGAGCCCCTTCTTCCGCGGGTCACCGTGGAGGATCGCGGCGAGCAGACGGTGCTCCGGATCCAGAAGGATCCCCGCATCACCGAGGTGCTGTGCCCCGGAGTGGTGCTCTGTGGGGGAATGATCTGCCAGCTGGGTGAGCAGTCCCTCACGGGCGCGCGGCTGGAGAGCCTGCCTCAGGAGCGCGTCTTCTCGCCTTCGCAGATGGGGGACCTCACCGGGAAGGTGCTGCCAGACCTCGCGCGGCGCATGCCGGTGGATGTGCGGAGCTCCCGGTTGCC from Melittangium boletus DSM 14713 includes the following:
- a CDS encoding NADP-dependent glyceraldehyde-3-phosphate dehydrogenase gives rise to the protein MTPIDDLFPSDEQLPANVRLPGYLEQREYLVGGELRTWAGELNPVQSPVFMKTPRGPEPKVIGATPLLTSRESLEALHAAVKAYDHGRGVWPTMRVAERIEHVERFLVAMRAQRTAVVNLLMWEIGKTQPDSEKEFDRTIDLIVETIRALKELDRTSSRFVQEQGVMAQIRRAPIGVALCMGPYNYPLNETFSTLFPALLMGNAVVFKPAKFGVLLIRPLLEAFRDCFPPGVINIIYGRGRETVGALMESGLVDIFAFIGTNRGASELKRMHPRPHRLKAVLGLDAKNPAIILEDADLENTVKECITGTLSFNGQRCTALKLLMVHRSIVGPFLERFTAAVERLKPGMPWEPGVALTPLPEPGKAAYLQGLVDDAVAKGARVVNREGGRTNHSFYSPAVVYPVTGEMRLASEEQFGPVIPVMVFDHDEEVIRFVVDSHFGQQLSLFGRDSARIGRFIDAFANQVGRINLNCQCQRGPDTFPFNGRKDSAEGTLSVADALRVFSIRTLVAAKTTTENTTLVQSILTRRESDFLTTDFLF